A genomic region of Trueperaceae bacterium contains the following coding sequences:
- a CDS encoding VWA domain-containing protein, translating to MTFLAPAWFALLLLAGPIVLLHMRRKKRVIVSSLLLWEGVAATPRPSHALRPPPLTAALVLQLVALVLATAALTRPALGVAGADHLVVLLDAGATQDQARFAASLEQVRRLVVATGASERAVWSLVLVTGRPTPLAVRWPASRTSLADLGPGLVSGGGTADWREAALLARRIVTGEGLTLTSAGAGASGEVANEMAVGVGPGVGSGVGSGAVRVVLVGPTVAGAAEALAVLPDAEVLPVPGGPSAALASASLTPGAAPGQWRVAGEVVGRADGSGAVDAGAVDVGAADAGGAAAATALELAWSAGQGALGRVGTVAVALEPGTAGELRGAFDLLLDLPTDLGLGPEATVGTLQLSVGASVAAFVAHARPVAVRVLYLGPGNAALSRALRALAYVELEELPVTAGLPRDAAEFDLVVLDRVVVPAVPRTSTWWLASARTESEPAPERVSGPAPGDVIAGPWVEEPFVAATDWRATSFGAVWGSQALPGATVLVAGSHGPLLQLRRGESGLELRTAFDLSASDWPEADGFPLFVRGLLELVEPNAGRLVERPCLVGSACALPAGTLAVTDPRGHGVPLGTTLYGSERLASADFVPAMAGSYRLMDARGAARPLAVAALADRLPALAGADGSAAPGRAPPSQVPLRRILVAALFVVLVAEAVVWWRSSARAGDREGLAARRLARLGALAPRLLVLALVALAMTDARLPLPTRGGLLVVTGPRQALEPSAELALEPPAEPTRSDLEQDLDMASAAAPPGMPARLLIAGDGLETRGDLTRAAARIEARGLTLDARVDVGRDGPAGAADGATDGAAGASAAPDAVLRRVVAPAAVMLGDRFELQAVVHVSSAAAAGVTTYRGGEALDEREVVLGAGDNLVAVEVVALEPGDERYAVVVALPGDGEGRNDVGVANVSVARAPRVLLVGEDDAWLRVFAAALEAQGVEVVSSAPGELPASPGALAAFSAAALMNVPAIALTSGQQLALEAAVFDLGLPLLMLGGESAFGPGGYYETPLERLSPTSSLVPREAPELAIAFVLDRSNSMRQYAGDAVRLDIAKVATLSAHELLPEGARSTLIAFDSTARTLVPLGPAAAGEAFRAAVLELDPRGGTNLYPALAAAYEQLSGAGAAAAHVIVMSDGLSQPGDFPGILALLREANVTVSTIAIGPEADAEQLREVARLGGGTFHSSADFSALPGIMAHEVLLQSGELTDERDSTPTWQGQRPRFLRAWPDALPAVGGYVPTSVKPEARLHLSITDEQGEVQPLLASWHYGAGEVVAFTAHAAGPWTREWLSDPAYPTLWAHLVRQLARTPSAAAVRLVRDGDLLRVVSAAADAVVELPGGRSADLSARPAAGGYASELLLDETGTYRVTAGGATLTLEVPYLAVLDAGRAAPERLVAAATATGGHALADLADALAPVGWYWPRSPVWPLALGAALLALLLELTWRYAPDLLRVAKPRAPVAPRKD from the coding sequence TTGGCGGACCTCGGCCCCGGCCTCGTCAGCGGCGGCGGCACCGCCGACTGGCGCGAGGCCGCGCTGCTGGCCCGGCGCATCGTGACGGGCGAGGGGCTCACGCTTACGAGCGCCGGGGCTGGGGCCTCGGGCGAGGTGGCCAACGAGATGGCTGTCGGTGTCGGGCCTGGTGTCGGGTCCGGCGTCGGGTCCGGCGCCGTGCGCGTCGTCCTGGTCGGCCCGACGGTCGCGGGCGCGGCCGAGGCGCTGGCGGTCCTGCCCGACGCGGAGGTTCTGCCGGTTCCGGGCGGTCCGTCGGCGGCGCTCGCCTCGGCCTCGCTCACGCCCGGCGCCGCGCCCGGCCAGTGGCGCGTCGCGGGCGAGGTCGTCGGGCGGGCCGACGGGTCCGGCGCGGTCGATGCCGGGGCGGTCGACGTAGGCGCGGCCGACGCCGGCGGGGCCGCCGCTGCGACCGCGCTTGAGCTGGCGTGGTCGGCGGGCCAGGGCGCCCTCGGGCGGGTCGGCACGGTGGCCGTGGCGCTGGAGCCGGGAACCGCGGGCGAGCTCCGCGGCGCGTTCGACCTCCTCCTCGACCTCCCCACCGACCTCGGCCTCGGCCCCGAAGCCACGGTGGGGACCTTACAACTCTCGGTGGGCGCGAGCGTGGCCGCGTTCGTGGCTCACGCTCGGCCGGTGGCCGTGCGGGTCCTCTACCTCGGGCCGGGCAACGCCGCGCTCTCGAGGGCGCTGCGCGCCCTGGCATACGTCGAGCTCGAGGAGCTGCCTGTCACGGCGGGCCTGCCGCGAGACGCTGCGGAGTTCGACCTCGTGGTCCTCGACCGCGTCGTCGTGCCGGCGGTGCCGCGGACCAGCACGTGGTGGCTCGCGTCCGCGCGCACGGAGTCGGAGCCGGCGCCGGAGCGTGTGAGCGGTCCGGCGCCGGGCGACGTGATAGCTGGACCGTGGGTCGAGGAGCCGTTCGTGGCGGCGACCGACTGGCGCGCCACGTCGTTCGGCGCGGTGTGGGGCTCGCAGGCCCTGCCGGGCGCCACTGTGCTCGTGGCCGGCTCTCACGGACCCCTGCTCCAGCTGCGGCGGGGCGAGAGCGGGCTGGAGCTTCGCACCGCGTTCGACCTGAGCGCGAGCGACTGGCCGGAGGCCGACGGCTTCCCCCTCTTCGTGCGCGGTCTGCTGGAGCTCGTCGAGCCTAACGCCGGGCGCCTGGTGGAGCGGCCGTGCCTCGTCGGCTCGGCGTGCGCCCTGCCGGCCGGGACGCTCGCCGTGACCGATCCGCGAGGTCACGGCGTGCCGCTCGGCACGACCCTCTACGGTTCCGAGCGCCTGGCGAGCGCCGACTTCGTGCCCGCCATGGCCGGCAGCTACCGGCTCATGGACGCGCGCGGCGCCGCGCGGCCCCTCGCCGTCGCCGCGCTCGCCGATCGCCTACCGGCCTTGGCCGGTGCGGACGGGAGCGCGGCGCCTGGTCGGGCCCCTCCATCCCAGGTCCCGCTGCGCCGGATCCTGGTGGCCGCGCTGTTCGTCGTCCTTGTGGCGGAGGCGGTCGTCTGGTGGCGGTCGTCGGCACGGGCCGGCGACCGTGAGGGGCTGGCGGCGCGCCGGCTGGCGCGGCTCGGTGCCCTCGCCCCCCGTCTCCTGGTGCTCGCCCTCGTGGCGCTCGCCATGACAGACGCGCGCCTCCCCCTGCCCACCCGCGGCGGCCTGCTCGTGGTCACGGGACCGCGGCAGGCGCTGGAGCCCTCAGCGGAGCTGGCGTTGGAGCCCCCGGCCGAACCGACGAGGTCCGACCTCGAGCAGGACCTCGACATGGCGTCCGCGGCGGCCCCGCCCGGCATGCCCGCGCGCCTCCTGATTGCCGGCGACGGGCTCGAGACCCGCGGCGATCTCACCCGCGCCGCCGCGCGCATAGAGGCGCGCGGCCTCACGCTCGACGCGCGGGTGGACGTCGGTCGCGACGGCCCCGCAGGCGCCGCTGATGGCGCTACTGACGGTGCCGCGGGGGCCTCTGCCGCCCCCGACGCCGTGCTCCGCCGCGTCGTCGCGCCCGCGGCCGTCATGCTCGGCGACCGCTTCGAGCTGCAGGCCGTGGTCCACGTGAGCAGCGCGGCGGCGGCGGGCGTGACGACCTACCGTGGAGGCGAGGCGCTCGACGAGCGCGAGGTCGTGCTGGGAGCGGGCGACAACCTGGTGGCGGTCGAGGTCGTGGCGCTCGAGCCCGGCGACGAGCGCTACGCGGTCGTCGTGGCGCTGCCGGGCGACGGCGAGGGTCGCAACGACGTGGGCGTCGCGAACGTGAGCGTGGCTCGCGCCCCGCGGGTACTCCTCGTCGGCGAGGACGACGCCTGGCTGCGCGTCTTCGCGGCCGCCCTCGAGGCGCAGGGGGTGGAGGTCGTGTCGAGCGCCCCGGGGGAGCTGCCGGCGAGCCCCGGCGCTCTGGCGGCTTTCAGCGCCGCGGCGCTCATGAACGTGCCCGCGATCGCCCTCACGAGCGGGCAGCAGCTCGCCCTCGAGGCGGCGGTGTTCGACCTCGGCTTGCCCCTCCTGATGCTCGGCGGCGAGAGCGCGTTCGGCCCGGGCGGCTACTACGAGACGCCCCTCGAGCGCCTCTCGCCCACGTCCAGCCTCGTGCCGCGCGAGGCGCCCGAGCTGGCCATCGCGTTCGTCCTCGACCGCTCCAACAGCATGCGTCAGTACGCGGGCGACGCCGTGCGGCTCGACATCGCCAAGGTGGCCACCTTGAGCGCGCACGAGCTGCTGCCGGAAGGGGCGAGGAGCACCCTGATCGCGTTCGACTCCACCGCGCGCACGCTCGTGCCGCTCGGTCCGGCGGCGGCGGGCGAGGCGTTCCGCGCCGCCGTGCTCGAGCTCGACCCGCGGGGCGGCACGAACCTGTACCCGGCTCTGGCGGCGGCCTACGAGCAGCTGTCCGGCGCGGGCGCCGCCGCCGCGCACGTGATCGTCATGAGCGATGGCCTGTCGCAGCCGGGTGACTTCCCCGGCATCCTCGCGCTCCTGCGGGAAGCGAACGTGACCGTGTCTACCATCGCCATCGGGCCCGAGGCGGACGCGGAGCAGCTCCGCGAGGTCGCCCGCCTGGGGGGCGGCACGTTCCACTCCAGCGCGGACTTCTCGGCGCTGCCGGGCATCATGGCCCACGAGGTCCTCCTGCAGTCGGGCGAGCTCACCGACGAGCGCGACTCCACCCCGACCTGGCAAGGCCAGCGCCCGCGCTTCCTGCGCGCCTGGCCGGACGCGCTCCCGGCGGTCGGCGGGTACGTGCCGACGAGCGTCAAGCCGGAGGCCAGGCTGCACCTCTCCATCACGGACGAGCAGGGAGAGGTCCAGCCCCTCCTCGCTAGCTGGCACTACGGCGCCGGCGAGGTGGTCGCCTTCACGGCCCACGCCGCCGGACCGTGGACGCGGGAGTGGCTGAGCGACCCGGCCTACCCCACGCTGTGGGCGCACCTGGTCAGGCAGCTCGCCAGGACCCCGAGCGCCGCCGCCGTGCGCCTCGTGCGCGACGGCGACCTCCTGCGCGTGGTGTCGGCGGCGGCGGATGCGGTCGTCGAGCTGCCGGGCGGCCGGTCCGCCGACCTGAGCGCGCGGCCGGCGGCAGGCGGCTACGCCTCCGAGCTCTTACTGGACGAGACGGGCACGTACCGCGTGACGGCCGGCGGCGCCACGCTTACGCTCGAGGTGCCTTACCTGGCCGTCCTCGACGCCGGTCGCGCTGCCCCGGAGCGGCTCGTGGCCGCGGCGACCGCGACGGGTGGCCACGCGCTCGCGGACCTGGCGGACGCCCTGGCGCCCGTCGGCTGGTACTGGCCGCGCTCGCCCGTGTGGCCGCTGGCGCTCGGCGCCGCCCTCCTCGCGCTCCTCCTCGAACTCACGTGGCGCTACGCCCCCGACCTGCTGCGCGTCGCCAAACCGCGCGCTCCGGTCGCGCCCCGGAAGGACTGA